One window of the Rosa rugosa chromosome 3, drRosRugo1.1, whole genome shotgun sequence genome contains the following:
- the LOC133736990 gene encoding uncharacterized protein LOC133736990 — protein sequence MADQEEDLQMALRMSMQNSPPEPKRNKPRDADSPAEESSEVKTRRLQRELMATAAERRMLDARANAPPTPPPAASPVSVSRSAAGSGSGSGSGSAPNVVMKERELGAELSVADAKQLFSMVFGAEVSKGILAQWSNQGIRFSPDPETSMGLVQHEGGPCGVLAAIQALVLKYLLFYPDGLGKGAPNMHHNLGSRTLSSHCVASTNFSSLSEDAKARALLRSMGEILFSCGSNKRAVVATLSVIGDDVERFEGSKDEVIAKSLEGLSIESAADLHKVLRVNTYTTQESALRGLEAVIPVFRSRMGALLFLISALLSRGLDLIQADRDDPSLPLVTAPFGHASQEIVNLLLCGQAVPNVFDGKMDLGGGMSLKGISRTVEVGFLTLLESLNFCKVGQYLKCPKWPIWVVGSESHYTVLFAPDTNVQDENELEGRESQIRKAFDAQDQSGGGGFISVEGFHQVLRETNVKVPSEKVDLLCSTGFIVWSEFWQVILDLDKSMGGLKDSTGLMGKKVFDLYHFNGIAKSDLNGSQVSSGGETPVQRPRLTKLRVSVPPRWTPEEYMTDVAVSSSGNESKGQVTEVSKPEPPQHAPLVDCIRTRWPRAVCNWVGDAPSIV from the exons ATGGCGGATCAGGAGGAGGACCTGCAAATGGCACTGAGGATGAGTATGCAGAATTCGCCGCCGGAGCCCAAGCGGAACAAGCCCAGGGACGCCGATTCGCCGGCGGAGGAGTCGTCGGAAGTCAAGACCCGGCGACTTCAGCGAGAGCTCATGGCTACTGCAGCCGAGAGGAGAATGCTCGACGCCAGGGCCAACGCTCCTCCTACTCCTCCTCCGGCTGCCTCACCGGTCTCCGTTTCCAGGTCTGCGGCGGGCTCGGGTTCGGGTTCGGGTTCGGGTTCCGCGCCCAATGTGGTTATGAAGGAGAGGGAATTGGGCGCGGAGTTGAGCGTGGCGGATGCCAAGCAGTTGTTTTCGATGGTGTTTGGGGCTGAGGTTTCCAAGGGCATTCTTGCGCAGTGGAGTAATCAGGGTATAAG GTTTAGCCCTGATCCAGAAACATCGATGGGTCTAGTGCAGCATGAAGGTGGGCCCTGTGGCGTTTTAGCAGCCATTCAA GCACTTGTTCTCAAATACCTCCTTTTCTACCCAGACGGACTAGGTAAAGGTGCACCAAACATGCATCACAATTTGGGTTCAAGGACACTTTCTAGTCATTGTGTTGCATCGACTAACTTTTCCTCACTTTCTGAAGATGCAAAAGCAAG AGCATTGCTTAGAAGTATGGGTGAGATATTGTTCTCATGTGGAAGTAATAAAAGGGCGGTGGTTGCAACTTTGAGTGTTATTGGAGATGACGTTGAGAGGTTTGAAGGCAGCAAGGATGAA GTAATAGCAAAATCACTTGAGGGCCTTTCTATTGAATCAGCTGCTGACTTGCATAAAGTGCTAAGAGTTAACACATACACGACGCAAGAAAGTGCATTACGGGGGCTAGAAGCAGTGATTCCTGTTTTCCGAAGTCGTATGGGGGCATTGCTGTTCCTTATTTCTGCTTTGCTTTCACGAGGACTG GACTTAATCCAGGCTGATAGGGATGATCCCAGCCTACCTCTTGTCACTGCTCCATTTGGGCATGCCTCACAG GAAATTGTGAACTTACTGCTCTGCGGGCAGGCTGTCCCAAATGTTTTCGACGGAAAGATGGATTTAGGTGGTGGTATGTCTTTAAAGGGCATATCCAGAACCGTGGAAGTTGGATTCCTCACACTGTTGGAGTCCCTTAATTTCTGCAAAGTTGGCCAGTATTTGAAATGCCCCAAATGGCCAATTTGGGTAGTTGGAAGTGAGTCTCATTATACAGTTCTCTTTGCTCCTGATACGAATGTCCAGGATGAGAATGAACTGGAAGGAAGGGAATCACAGATTCGGAAAGCTTTTGATGCACAAGATCAGAGTGGGGGTGGTGGTTTCATTAGTGTTGAAGGCTTTCATCAAGTCCTTAGGGAAACTAATGTAAAAGTTCCAAGTGAGAAGGTTGATCTTCTTTGCAGCACAGGATTTATTGTATGGAGTGAGTTCTGGCAGGTCATTTTGGATCTGGACAAGAGCATGGGAGGCCTCAAGGATTCAACTGGATTAATGGGCAAGAAGGTCTTTGATCTTTACCATTTTAATGGAATTGCAAAATCAGATCTGAATGGAAGCCAGGTAAGCTCTGGAGGCGAGACTCCAGTGCAAAGACCTAGGCTCACAAAATTGAGGGTGTCAGTTCCTCCAAGATGGACTCCTGAAGAATATATGACAGATGTAGCAGTGTCCTCTAGTGGGAATGAATCCAAAGGTCAAGTCACAGAAGTTTCTAAGCCAGAGCCTCCTCAGCATGCACCTTTGGTGGACTGCATAAGAACACGCTGGCCCCGTGCTGTTTGCAATTGGGTTGGGGATGCGCCTAGTATTGTCTGA